A segment of the Amycolatopsis thermophila genome:
TGGTGGTCCGCGTCGCGCTCCAGGGTGACGTCATCCAGGAGGCGGCGGTCGAGACGAACGGGAGCCAAGACGTCGCGGAACCGTTCTGGCAGTCGCTCGAGGACGGTGTTCCTCGCGACGCCGCCAGGCGGCTCGACAGCTGCTACCGGCTGCTCACGGTCGCCGGCTGGGAGCAGGCGGCGGACACGGCGGCCCGGATGCGTGACCTCGTTCTGGCAGGTGAACGGATCTCCGCCGAGTTCCACCGGTGGGCCCGGAGGGTCCGCCGGTCACGGATCTTGCGGTGGTCGTTGTCCGGTCTCGGCGAGATCGACTGGGTGGACTCCCCCGCCACCGGTGACGCACTGGACCGGTTGACCCGGTGGATCGACGACGCGGAGGCGGAGCTGGGCTCGGGCGAACCCGTCCCCGACGAGGACCCTGCCCGGATTCTCGAAGCGCTGCCGGAGTTGCTCATCGGTACCGAGTTCGCGGGGGCGCGGTTGATCGTAGCGAGCCTGGACCCGGACCTCGAGCGAGCACGGGTGGCCCATGGTTGAGCAGCTCCCCTTCTGGGGCGGACTGGTCCTGCCGGTCGTGCTGGTATCGCTCGTCGCCGCCGCCGCGGCCTGGGACTCGGCGCTCGCCTCCCGAGCGTCCGGCGGCCCGGCGAGCGCACTGGTTGCGCCCTTCCACGCCGTGGCCGGGCTGCTGGTGCAACAGCGGCGGCGCACCCTCGCCGCCGACCTCCTGCTCTGGCGAGGTGGCGCGCTCGCCCTGGTGGGCGCGGGTGTCCTGGCATCCCTGGTGACCCCGCTCGGCCGCTGGGTGGTCGCCGACTTCTCCATCGGGATCGTGTGGTTCAACGCGATGGAGGTCGTCGCCTGGGCCGCGGTCTGGCTCGTCGGCTGGGGCGCCAACTCGGCCTATGGACTCATCGGCGGGTACCGCTTCGTCGCCCTGGGGCTGGCCTACGAGCTGCCGCACATGTTCGCGCTGATCACGACGGCTCTGGGGGCCGAGTCGCTCCGGGTCGGCGACGTGGTCGCGGCACAGGATGCGGTGTGGTTCGTCGTGTGGATGCCGGTCGCCTTCGTGGTCTACCTGCTGTCGGTCCTCGCGATGGCGTTCTGGGGACCGTTCGGCCAAGCGGTCGCCGCGGATCTGGCCGGCGGCGCGGCCGCCGAGCTATCCGGTGTGGACCGTCTGCTGTTCGAGGCGGGACGGTGGCTCCTTCTGGTGTCGGGAGCGGCGTTCGCGGTACCGCTGTTCCTCGGCGGCGGCTCCGGCCCCCTGCTTCCGGACTGGCTGTGGTCGCTGCTGAAGACCCTCGCCGTGCTGGCCTCGCTCGTGTGGGTGCGGCGGTGGGTGCCGACCGTGCGCATGGAGCGCTACCAGGAGATCGCGTGGATCGTGCTGATCCCGCTGACGTTGCTGCAAGCGCTCGTGGTGGCTCTCGTGGTCCTCGCCCGGTGAGAAAGGAGCGCACCTGATGTGGGCACAGATCGCCTTCTGGGTCTGCGCCGTCGGCTCCGTCGTCACCG
Coding sequences within it:
- a CDS encoding complex I subunit 1 family protein, with the translated sequence MVEQLPFWGGLVLPVVLVSLVAAAAAWDSALASRASGGPASALVAPFHAVAGLLVQQRRRTLAADLLLWRGGALALVGAGVLASLVTPLGRWVVADFSIGIVWFNAMEVVAWAAVWLVGWGANSAYGLIGGYRFVALGLAYELPHMFALITTALGAESLRVGDVVAAQDAVWFVVWMPVAFVVYLLSVLAMAFWGPFGQAVAADLAGGAAAELSGVDRLLFEAGRWLLLVSGAAFAVPLFLGGGSGPLLPDWLWSLLKTLAVLASLVWVRRWVPTVRMERYQEIAWIVLIPLTLLQALVVALVVLAR